A single window of Candidatus Methanoperedens sp. DNA harbors:
- a CDS encoding isocitrate/isopropylmalate dehydrogenase family protein has translation MTQYKIPVIPGDGIGPEIIREGRKVLETAGEKFGFDIEWIEYPHGADHYLETGELISEDTLKDLSKYRAIYFGSIGDDRIKPGILEKGILLNIRFYFDEYVNLRPVKLLEGVWTPLKDKTAKDIDFVVVRENTEDFYIGIGGRAKKGKSKKTLEVIRNMYNVKFGLDITSDSDEIGYQLGLISKEGTRRVIRYSFELAKNRNKHLSSVDKANVLSDIYGFWREEFTSIASGYPQVKTDFNYVDAVTMWFVKNPEFFDVVVSPNMFGDIITDLGAMIQGGLGLAPGGNINPEGTSMFEPIHGSAPKYKGLNKVNPIATIWAGALLLDQLGEKEASAQIVQAIEKNIVNNKVKTYDMGGSNTTSDVGDDIARLLKEI, from the coding sequence ATGACACAATACAAAATCCCTGTGATCCCCGGTGATGGTATCGGCCCTGAAATAATAAGAGAAGGACGAAAAGTCCTTGAGACTGCGGGTGAAAAATTCGGTTTTGATATCGAATGGATCGAATATCCGCATGGAGCTGACCATTATCTTGAAACAGGAGAGCTGATATCCGAAGATACGCTAAAAGATCTTTCAAAATACAGGGCGATCTATTTCGGGTCAATCGGAGATGACAGGATAAAGCCCGGGATACTTGAAAAAGGAATTCTCTTGAATATCAGGTTCTATTTTGATGAGTATGTAAACCTCCGTCCTGTGAAGCTCCTTGAAGGGGTCTGGACCCCATTAAAGGATAAGACTGCAAAGGATATTGATTTTGTAGTAGTGCGGGAAAATACGGAAGACTTCTATATCGGCATCGGCGGGCGTGCTAAAAAAGGTAAGAGCAAAAAAACGCTTGAAGTCATAAGGAATATGTATAATGTAAAATTCGGCCTTGATATCACATCCGATAGCGATGAAATAGGCTACCAGCTTGGCCTTATCAGTAAAGAAGGCACACGCAGGGTAATACGCTATTCATTTGAGCTTGCAAAGAACAGGAATAAACATCTGTCTTCAGTGGATAAGGCAAATGTATTATCTGATATCTACGGTTTCTGGCGGGAAGAATTCACGTCAATAGCTTCCGGATATCCGCAGGTAAAAACAGATTTCAATTATGTGGACGCTGTAACCATGTGGTTTGTCAAGAATCCTGAGTTTTTCGATGTTGTTGTCTCACCAAATATGTTCGGTGACATAATAACCGATCTTGGCGCAATGATCCAGGGAGGTCTTGGACTTGCCCCCGGCGGGAATATAAATCCTGAAGGCACAAGCATGTTTGAACCCATCCACGGCAGCGCTCCAAAATACAAGGGACTGAACAAGGTTAATCCGATCGCAACCATCTGGGCAGGGGCGCTGCTTCTTGACCAGCTGGGTGAAAAAGAGGCTTCCGCACAGATCGTGCAGGCTATCGAGAAAAATATCGTTAACAATAAAGTGAAAACATACGATATGGGCGGCTCGAATACGACATCGGATGTCGGGGACGATATTGCGCGATTATTGAAGGAAATATAA
- a CDS encoding fibrillarin-like rRNA/tRNA 2'-O-methyltransferase, whose amino-acid sequence MEKSDLIETGLDNSFIFISDSSKRLITKNLVPGIRVYDEKLINIENEEYRIWDPFRSKLAALVLKGSQISIQKHNSVLYLGAANGTTVSHVSDIVSEGVVFAVEFSPRAMKDLINVSTSRMNLVPILADAKNPKSYQNMVSEVDVIYQDVAQKDQAGIAIRNARMFLKNEGILVLMIKARSIDSTSNSRDVAFTEMKKLEGIFKIKELVNIGQYHSDHFAVVAQK is encoded by the coding sequence ATGGAAAAAAGCGATTTAATTGAAACCGGGCTTGATAATTCTTTTATTTTTATTTCAGATAGTTCAAAAAGATTAATTACCAAAAACCTTGTTCCTGGAATAAGAGTTTATGATGAAAAACTCATTAATATTGAAAATGAAGAATATCGCATCTGGGATCCGTTTCGAAGCAAGCTTGCAGCCCTGGTATTAAAAGGTTCACAAATCTCGATACAGAAACATAATAGTGTTCTTTATCTTGGCGCGGCAAATGGAACGACTGTAAGCCATGTTTCAGATATTGTTTCTGAGGGTGTTGTTTTTGCCGTAGAATTCTCGCCACGGGCGATGAAAGATCTCATTAATGTCAGCACTTCAAGGATGAATCTTGTTCCCATATTGGCGGACGCAAAAAATCCGAAATCTTATCAAAATATGGTTTCCGAAGTGGATGTTATTTATCAGGATGTAGCGCAAAAAGATCAGGCTGGGATCGCTATCAGGAATGCCCGGATGTTCCTAAAGAATGAAGGGATCCTTGTTTTAATGATAAAAGCAAGGAGTATTGATTCAACAAGCAATTCCAGGGATGTGGCATTTACTGAAATGAAAAAGCTGGAAGGAATTTTTAAGATTAAAGAATTAGTAAATATAGGACAATATCATAGTGATCACTTTGCAGTAGTGGCACAAAAATAG
- a CDS encoding serine--tRNA ligase: protein MEPYFHLKGSYKTSADVKAAGAEIEKFIEESKATILQKGVPAGKGAKIINWEIRDNSIFFDIESDRYLRAHDAFIRLRKPLAGVIGKAYKIGVRGVEVEEFIVKMPSEQPLHQQKIPFVKSVGFEDGMITLSLEVGETQLENKIPDRIISLIEDKIAAQSFGGKTEHWSLLWESPKREMKFKGDPTVEAEKRGWIKRAAGRGQWIYGPQMTRVFRTFEQIVLEEVIKPLGYVEMIFPKLVPWDVWKHSGHAKGVYPEIYYVCPPKTRDPAFWEEVIDNYKVTLEVPIDLIAEKIDKPLGGMCYAQCPSFWPFMQGKTVSDESFPVKVFDRSGTSHRYESGGIHGMERVDEFHRIELLFIGTPEQVLEHSKQMQECYKHVFNDILDLEWRMAWVTPWFMAQEGLTGLAGQKGVGTIDFEAPLPYRGKDGEWLEFQNLSVNGDKYTKGFNVKLQSGKDLWSGCSGIGLERWASTFFAQKGYDEKDWPEAFREKIGNMPTGIKFM from the coding sequence ATGGAACCTTACTTTCACCTAAAAGGAAGCTACAAAACAAGCGCTGACGTAAAAGCTGCAGGTGCAGAGATTGAAAAATTCATTGAAGAATCAAAAGCGACCATCCTCCAGAAAGGCGTTCCGGCCGGGAAGGGCGCGAAAATCATAAACTGGGAAATCCGTGATAACAGTATATTTTTTGATATCGAATCTGACCGGTATCTGCGGGCGCACGACGCATTTATAAGGCTCAGGAAGCCTCTGGCTGGCGTTATTGGAAAGGCATATAAGATCGGTGTCAGGGGTGTTGAAGTTGAAGAGTTCATCGTAAAAATGCCATCAGAACAGCCGCTGCACCAGCAAAAGATACCTTTTGTAAAATCAGTTGGATTTGAAGACGGGATGATCACTCTTTCACTTGAGGTGGGTGAAACGCAGCTTGAGAATAAGATCCCTGACAGGATAATTTCACTCATTGAGGACAAAATAGCAGCACAAAGCTTTGGTGGAAAAACAGAGCACTGGAGCCTTCTCTGGGAAAGCCCTAAAAGGGAAATGAAATTCAAGGGCGACCCCACGGTTGAAGCGGAAAAGCGCGGATGGATAAAACGTGCTGCAGGCCGGGGGCAGTGGATATATGGCCCCCAGATGACACGAGTTTTCAGGACTTTTGAACAAATCGTGCTTGAAGAAGTCATAAAGCCTCTTGGCTATGTTGAAATGATCTTCCCCAAGCTTGTTCCATGGGATGTGTGGAAACATTCAGGTCATGCGAAGGGTGTATATCCGGAAATATACTACGTCTGCCCTCCCAAAACCAGAGACCCTGCATTCTGGGAAGAAGTTATAGATAATTACAAGGTCACACTGGAAGTCCCCATTGACCTGATCGCAGAGAAGATCGATAAGCCTCTTGGCGGCATGTGCTATGCACAATGCCCCTCGTTCTGGCCATTCATGCAGGGAAAGACCGTATCTGATGAATCTTTCCCTGTAAAAGTGTTTGACCGCTCGGGCACATCACACAGATATGAGAGCGGCGGCATACATGGTATGGAAAGAGTGGATGAATTCCACAGGATCGAACTCCTGTTCATTGGGACGCCCGAGCAGGTTCTCGAACATTCAAAGCAGATGCAGGAGTGCTATAAGCATGTTTTTAATGATATCCTTGACCTTGAATGGAGAATGGCATGGGTCACGCCCTGGTTCATGGCACAGGAAGGACTCACGGGACTTGCAGGACAAAAAGGTGTGGGAACAATTGACTTTGAGGCGCCGCTACCTTACCGCGGGAAGGATGGGGAATGGCTTGAGTTCCAGAACCTGAGCGTTAATGGGGATAAATATACAAAAGGATTCAATGTGAAGCTGCAATCGGGAAAAGACTTATGGAGCGGCTGTTCGGGAATCGGGCTTGAGAGATGGGCCAGCACGTTTTTTGCCCAGAAAGGATATGATGAAAAGGACTGGCCTGAGGCGTTCAGGGAAAAGATCGGGAATATGCCGACGGGCATTAAATTCATGTGA
- a CDS encoding lipoate--protein ligase family protein, with amino-acid sequence MKWRVIGLETHDAYLNMALDEAVSEGVRAGSSLPTIRFYNWKPNAVSIGYFQGIRDEVNLDVCRELGVDCIRRWTGGGAVYHDFEGEITYSVIAPANIFPKNIIESYRLICGWLVRGLGSLGIEAEFRPVNDILVKGKKISGSAQTRRGGILLQHGTLLYGLDLKTMFSVLNVSRQKITDKMIESAQERVTCVRNHSDAGKMEVYDALICAFTEGKDYEYGTWSMDELARAKELAGGKYRSDEWMYLR; translated from the coding sequence ATGAAATGGAGAGTAATAGGGCTTGAAACCCATGATGCCTACCTCAACATGGCTCTTGATGAAGCAGTGAGCGAAGGCGTAAGAGCAGGCTCATCCCTGCCCACCATACGATTTTATAACTGGAAACCGAACGCCGTTTCCATAGGCTATTTCCAGGGCATAAGAGATGAGGTCAATCTTGATGTATGCAGGGAACTGGGTGTGGACTGCATAAGGCGGTGGACAGGCGGAGGGGCGGTTTATCACGATTTTGAAGGGGAGATAACATACAGCGTGATAGCGCCTGCAAACATATTCCCGAAAAACATAATAGAGTCATACAGGCTGATATGCGGCTGGCTTGTCAGGGGTCTTGGAAGCCTTGGGATTGAAGCCGAATTCAGGCCGGTTAACGATATTCTTGTTAAGGGTAAAAAAATCTCAGGAAGCGCCCAGACAAGGAGAGGCGGGATATTGCTCCAGCACGGCACCCTGCTTTACGGGCTTGATCTTAAAACAATGTTCAGTGTGCTTAATGTGAGCAGGCAGAAAATTACAGATAAGATGATAGAGAGCGCCCAGGAGCGGGTCACATGCGTTCGTAATCACAGCGATGCAGGAAAGATGGAGGTTTATGATGCTCTCATTTGTGCTTTTACAGAAGGAAAGGATTATGAGTATGGCACATGGAGCATGGATGAACTTGCAAGAGCTAAGGAGCTTGCTGGAGGAAAATATAGGAGCGATGAGTGGATGTATCTGAGGTGA
- a CDS encoding SDR family oxidoreductase → MIVTGSGRGIGEYIAKRLGREGGNIVVTGRTTKDIERVSKEINNEGGSSIFIKGDVTREEDVKKVIHGAIKEFGKVDAVVNNAGIGLKKYIWETGVEEFGELIDVNVKGVFLYMKHIIPEMKINGGLIVNISSGAGKEGIPMLGAYCASKFAVIGLTESAAAEVNNIKIVALCPGSVDTGMFKRLFPDEKADLKPDEVAQKVADICINPEKYRQGQSIELY, encoded by the coding sequence GTGATCGTTACAGGAAGCGGAAGGGGCATCGGGGAATATATTGCGAAAAGATTGGGAAGGGAAGGGGGGAATATAGTTGTAACAGGAAGAACAACAAAAGATATAGAAAGAGTAAGCAAAGAAATAAATAATGAAGGTGGTAGTTCGATTTTCATTAAAGGGGATGTCACAAGAGAAGAAGATGTGAAAAAAGTTATACATGGAGCTATCAAAGAATTCGGGAAAGTTGATGCTGTTGTGAATAATGCAGGGATCGGATTAAAAAAATATATATGGGAAACCGGTGTCGAAGAATTTGGGGAATTAATAGATGTGAATGTAAAAGGAGTTTTCCTTTACATGAAGCATATTATCCCGGAAATGAAAATAAATGGAGGTTTAATAGTAAATATTTCATCAGGTGCCGGGAAGGAGGGGATTCCAATGCTGGGCGCATATTGCGCATCGAAATTTGCAGTGATCGGCCTTACCGAATCTGCTGCTGCCGAAGTCAATAATATCAAAATAGTTGCATTATGCCCTGGAAGCGTGGATACAGGGATGTTCAAGCGGCTATTCCCGGATGAAAAGGCAGACCTCAAACCTGATGAAGTCGCGCAAAAAGTGGCGGATATCTGCATCAATCCGGAAAAATATCGCCAGGGGCAATCTATTGAACTTTATTAA
- a CDS encoding polysulfide reductase gives MLDNLIWGYVYPNESEIQWSILIVLYPYITGLVAGAFIASSLYHVFGKKEIKPVARFALLTALSFLLVAMMPLLVHLGRPERGIEIMFTPHLTSAMSGFGYIFSFYLIIVVLEIWLSFREDIVKKALSSHGWKELLYSSLALFSFDISEETLHNDEKFARKLAIIGIPSAAFLHGYVGFIFGGIKANPWWSTPLMPIIFLMSAIVSGIALLILLYIAAMKIRKHAIDHKCLQSLAHYLWIFLILDVTLELLEIISMKYASREDIDIINRLLSDKIGFTFWGIQLTLGIFIPFILLLLVSLIKKRDTLKLIMISVSCIFVVIGVFAMRWNVVIGGQEISKSLVGTLTYVPEFFSQEGVLPAIIIFMLPFIILRVVTAILPPWKDMEEETQEHN, from the coding sequence ATGTTAGACAATCTGATATGGGGTTATGTTTATCCCAATGAATCTGAAATACAATGGAGTATATTAATCGTATTGTATCCTTATATTACGGGTCTTGTAGCCGGCGCTTTCATTGCTTCATCATTATACCATGTTTTCGGCAAGAAGGAGATCAAGCCTGTGGCAAGATTCGCCCTTCTTACGGCATTGTCATTCCTGCTTGTCGCAATGATGCCTCTGCTTGTTCATCTCGGACGTCCTGAGCGTGGTATTGAAATCATGTTCACCCCACATCTTACATCTGCGATGTCGGGTTTTGGTTACATATTTTCATTCTATCTGATAATTGTGGTTCTTGAGATATGGCTTTCTTTCAGGGAAGATATTGTCAAAAAGGCCCTGAGTTCACATGGATGGAAAGAATTGTTATATTCAAGTCTTGCACTGTTTTCATTTGATATTTCTGAAGAAACATTGCACAATGATGAAAAGTTTGCGAGAAAGCTTGCAATAATCGGCATTCCTTCAGCAGCGTTCCTGCACGGGTATGTTGGCTTTATATTTGGAGGCATCAAGGCAAACCCATGGTGGTCAACTCCGCTTATGCCAATCATATTCCTTATGTCAGCTATAGTATCAGGGATCGCCCTGTTGATCTTACTTTATATTGCCGCAATGAAAATCAGGAAACATGCTATTGACCATAAATGTCTCCAATCACTTGCACATTACCTGTGGATCTTCCTGATCCTTGATGTAACACTGGAATTACTTGAGATAATAAGCATGAAATATGCTTCGCGTGAGGATATCGATATTATTAACAGGCTGCTTTCGGATAAAATCGGCTTTACTTTCTGGGGTATTCAACTGACTCTTGGCATATTTATACCATTTATTCTTCTGCTCCTGGTCAGCCTTATCAAGAAACGGGATACGCTGAAATTGATAATGATTTCCGTTTCATGCATTTTTGTCGTAATAGGCGTATTTGCCATGAGATGGAATGTAGTTATCGGAGGCCAGGAAATTTCAAAGAGTCTTGTAGGAACACTTACTTATGTTCCTGAATTCTTCAGCCAGGAAGGAGTTTTACCTGCAATAATAATATTTATGCTTCCATTCATAATACTGCGAGTTGTAACAGCTATCCTGCCGCCGTGGAAAGATATGGAGGAAGAAACCCAAGAACATAATTAA
- a CDS encoding 4Fe-4S dicluster domain-containing protein, which yields MNLSRREFTKIGCKIIIGATAGAAIVEPFIINTVAAENSPVQGGYNWEEHFWGYVVDTRKCIGCGRCANACKLENKVPFDEEVYRTWIERYRVKKTSLETREEEVVIDSPDGGIEGFEDDIPAEEIKKAFFVPKICNHCDNPPCVQVCPVGATYTTKDGVVLVDYEYCIGCRYCIQGCPYGARYFNTEKGTADKCTWCYHRITKGLLPACVQACPTGARKFGDMKDKNSEVNKIIDEERINLLKPDLGTKPKVFYIGLDREVR from the coding sequence ATGAATTTATCAAGGCGAGAATTTACTAAGATCGGATGCAAAATCATTATAGGCGCAACTGCCGGGGCTGCGATTGTAGAACCTTTTATTATAAACACCGTTGCAGCTGAAAACTCACCTGTGCAGGGTGGGTATAATTGGGAGGAACATTTCTGGGGCTATGTCGTGGACACACGCAAATGTATCGGCTGTGGAAGGTGCGCCAACGCATGTAAACTGGAAAACAAGGTACCATTTGATGAAGAAGTGTACAGGACATGGATCGAACGATACAGGGTGAAAAAAACATCACTTGAAACAAGGGAAGAAGAAGTTGTAATCGATTCTCCGGACGGGGGGATAGAAGGATTCGAGGATGACATACCCGCGGAAGAGATCAAAAAAGCTTTTTTTGTACCAAAGATCTGCAATCACTGCGACAATCCACCATGCGTCCAGGTTTGCCCGGTGGGTGCGACATATACAACAAAAGATGGTGTTGTTCTTGTGGATTATGAATATTGTATCGGGTGCAGGTATTGTATTCAGGGATGTCCTTATGGGGCAAGGTACTTTAATACTGAGAAGGGAACCGCTGACAAATGCACATGGTGCTATCACAGGATAACTAAAGGTTTATTACCTGCATGTGTCCAGGCCTGTCCTACAGGGGCACGAAAATTCGGAGACATGAAGGATAAAAACAGTGAAGTGAATAAAATAATTGACGAAGAAAGGATCAATCTTCTTAAACCTGATCTTGGAACAAAACCCAAGGTATTCTATATCGGCTTAGACCGGGAAGTGAGATAA
- a CDS encoding ammonia-forming cytochrome c nitrite reductase subunit c552 encodes MRIVLFNKIIIVLLILAGISVFLSGANASENSCIDCHKTLTPFIEEQKRFNQIRIQHLERNAQCSLECHEDRVRQLATANYQQWQESLHAVKGVTCEQCHGGDVKQATKEKAHTFRNITDPESPVYYTNVPKTCGKCHPKELDNFENSTHYKKLESLELAPTCTTCHHPHTFTVLNPEDFRNSCGNCHSVYKKVAPYDIPLKAEDMLRKVNKLKFNIENAREDIFWAKKNGTDVGLAEKYTDNALKTYQDLAPMWHEFNLTHFEDIIDSANMEVKKAEDIVKPTPLPTRTESPQVPGFIGLTGLVSLIAVFYILRKK; translated from the coding sequence ATGCGAATAGTATTATTTAATAAAATCATAATTGTATTACTAATTTTAGCAGGAATTTCGGTATTTCTCTCAGGAGCGAATGCATCTGAAAATTCATGCATTGATTGTCATAAAACGTTAACTCCTTTTATCGAAGAGCAAAAACGCTTTAACCAGATAAGGATACAGCATCTTGAACGAAATGCCCAGTGTTCCCTTGAGTGCCATGAAGACAGGGTAAGACAGCTTGCGACCGCCAATTACCAGCAATGGCAGGAATCGCTTCATGCTGTGAAAGGAGTAACATGTGAGCAATGCCATGGAGGAGACGTCAAACAGGCTACTAAAGAAAAAGCGCACACTTTCAGGAACATTACCGACCCTGAAAGCCCCGTTTATTATACTAATGTTCCAAAGACCTGCGGCAAATGCCATCCAAAAGAACTTGATAATTTTGAAAACAGTACACATTATAAAAAGCTTGAATCATTGGAGCTTGCTCCGACATGCACAACATGCCATCATCCACATACTTTCACAGTTCTTAACCCTGAAGATTTCAGGAACTCCTGCGGTAACTGTCATTCCGTTTATAAAAAAGTAGCGCCTTACGACATACCGCTCAAGGCAGAGGATATGCTAAGGAAAGTAAACAAGTTAAAATTCAATATAGAAAATGCGAGAGAGGATATTTTCTGGGCAAAGAAGAACGGAACAGATGTAGGACTTGCAGAAAAATATACTGACAATGCCCTGAAAACATACCAGGACCTTGCTCCGATGTGGCATGAATTCAATCTCACACATTTTGAGGATATAATAGATTCAGCCAATATGGAAGTAAAAAAAGCCGAAGATATCGTGAAACCCACACCTTTGCCAACCAGAACTGAATCGCCCCAGGTACCTGGATTCATAGGTTTGACTGGACTAGTTTCGTTGATAGCTGTGTTCTATATTCTGAGAAAAAAATAA
- the asd gene encoding aspartate-semialdehyde dehydrogenase, which produces MQKIKAGVLGATGNVGQRFIELLSKHPWFELTSLAASDKSAGKKYGDAASWRLESKIPENVGDMEVVPVDPKKVDADIVFSALPTDLAKTVEPEFAKAGFVVASNASALRMVKDVPLVIPEVNPGHLGLIDIQQDKRKWDGYVVTNPNCTTIMMAVTLRPLARFNIEKIYLASMQAISGAGYDGVPSMAILDNVIPYIGQEEEKVETETKKLLGEFNGSEVIDAPFKVSASCNRVMVIDGHTEAVWVEMADNPSIDDVKQAFLDFDPGLSELPTEPTPVIEVKEEKDRPQPRMDRNIGGGMTVSVGRIRPGIRYICMGHNTIRGAAGASVLNAELLRKKGKL; this is translated from the coding sequence ATGCAAAAAATAAAAGCAGGAGTCCTTGGAGCAACAGGCAATGTAGGACAGCGATTTATAGAACTGTTGAGCAAACATCCATGGTTTGAATTGACATCTCTGGCAGCTTCAGACAAAAGCGCAGGAAAAAAATATGGTGATGCTGCCAGCTGGAGGCTTGAAAGTAAAATCCCTGAAAACGTCGGCGATATGGAAGTTGTGCCTGTTGATCCAAAGAAGGTTGATGCAGATATTGTTTTTTCTGCTCTTCCCACTGACCTTGCCAAAACTGTCGAGCCTGAATTTGCAAAAGCGGGTTTTGTTGTCGCAAGTAATGCAAGCGCTTTACGTATGGTGAAAGACGTTCCTCTTGTCATTCCTGAAGTCAATCCCGGGCATCTTGGCCTGATAGATATTCAGCAGGATAAGCGTAAATGGGACGGATATGTTGTCACAAATCCCAATTGTACGACTATAATGATGGCCGTCACGCTGAGGCCGCTTGCCAGATTTAATATTGAAAAAATATATCTTGCATCCATGCAGGCAATCTCGGGAGCAGGTTATGATGGGGTTCCATCAATGGCAATCCTTGATAATGTTATTCCTTATATCGGCCAGGAAGAAGAAAAGGTTGAAACCGAGACAAAGAAACTGCTTGGAGAATTTAACGGCAGTGAGGTAATTGATGCACCATTCAAGGTAAGCGCAAGCTGCAATCGTGTTATGGTTATAGATGGGCATACTGAGGCTGTATGGGTGGAAATGGCAGATAATCCCTCAATTGATGACGTTAAACAGGCATTCCTTGATTTTGATCCAGGTTTATCCGAATTGCCGACAGAACCCACACCAGTGATCGAAGTAAAGGAAGAAAAAGACAGACCGCAGCCTCGCATGGACAGGAATATCGGAGGGGGCATGACAGTTTCTGTCGGACGCATACGGCCAGGCATACGATACATCTGCATGGGCCATAATACCATAAGAGGCGCAGCAGGTGCAAGTGTCCTGAATGCTGAGCTTCTAAGGAAGAAAGGAAAACTTTAA
- a CDS encoding 4Fe-4S dicluster domain-containing protein, which produces MAAKVNNDECTGCGTCVDECPATAIELKDDKAKVDPEECTECGTCVDACPSSAISME; this is translated from the coding sequence ATGGCAGCAAAAGTAAACAATGATGAATGTACCGGTTGTGGAACATGCGTTGATGAATGCCCTGCAACTGCGATCGAACTGAAAGATGACAAGGCAAAAGTAGACCCGGAAGAGTGCACCGAATGCGGCACCTGTGTTGATGCCTGCCCGAGCAGTGCTATTTCGATGGAATGA
- a CDS encoding aminotransferase class I/II-fold pyridoxal phosphate-dependent enzyme translates to MLARRTGYFVESVIRDMTRLSLKHNAINLAQGFPDFPAPITLKQAAATAIMEDYNQYSVTWGAKDLRDEISRKAREYNHIEADPESEITLTCGSTEAMMASMLALINEGDEAIIFEPFYENYGPDAAVSGAVPRFVPLNDDNSIDEDALESAFNRKTRVIILNTPNNPCGKVFTKGELKMIADLCVDNDVIAVTDEIYEHILYDNRKHISIASLDGMRDRTITISGFSKTYSVTGWRIGYALAEKSLTSAIRKVHDFLTVGAPAPLQHACVTALRYPDSYYKELASMYDEKRRFLHSALIKAGFKCNMPEGAYYILADIPEGVNMDDMAFAKYMVSGIGVAAVPGSSFYKSEAGKHKLRFTFSKKDETLMEAAQRLDKLEI, encoded by the coding sequence ATGTTAGCCCGCAGAACCGGTTATTTTGTCGAGTCGGTCATTCGAGATATGACACGCCTTTCATTAAAACATAATGCAATCAATCTTGCGCAGGGGTTTCCCGACTTTCCTGCCCCGATTACGCTAAAGCAAGCAGCAGCCACCGCGATCATGGAAGATTATAACCAGTATTCTGTCACCTGGGGAGCAAAAGACCTGAGGGATGAGATATCACGAAAAGCACGGGAATATAATCATATCGAAGCGGACCCTGAAAGTGAGATCACTCTGACTTGCGGGTCTACCGAAGCAATGATGGCATCAATGCTTGCCCTGATAAATGAAGGCGACGAAGCAATAATATTTGAGCCATTCTACGAGAACTACGGGCCGGATGCCGCTGTTTCGGGGGCTGTTCCGAGATTTGTGCCCCTTAATGATGATAACAGCATCGATGAAGATGCCCTTGAATCTGCATTCAACAGGAAAACACGTGTCATAATCCTCAATACGCCCAACAATCCCTGCGGAAAGGTTTTCACAAAAGGCGAGCTGAAAATGATCGCCGACCTTTGCGTTGACAATGATGTCATTGCGGTTACTGATGAAATATATGAACACATCCTTTATGACAACAGGAAGCATATCAGTATCGCGTCCCTTGATGGTATGAGAGACAGGACAATAACGATAAGCGGGTTCTCAAAAACCTACAGCGTCACAGGATGGCGTATCGGCTACGCCCTTGCTGAAAAGAGTCTGACATCCGCAATAAGGAAGGTGCATGATTTTCTCACAGTCGGCGCACCTGCACCGCTCCAGCATGCATGCGTAACAGCATTGAGATACCCTGATTCTTATTATAAGGAGCTTGCAAGTATGTATGACGAAAAACGAAGGTTCCTCCATAGCGCTTTAATAAAAGCCGGATTCAAGTGCAATATGCCCGAAGGTGCATATTACATATTAGCTGACATCCCCGAAGGCGTAAATATGGATGATATGGCTTTTGCAAAATATATGGTAAGTGGAATCGGTGTGGCTGCTGTTCCCGGAAGCAGTTTCTACAAGAGCGAAGCAGGGAAACATAAATTACGCTTTACCTTTTCCAAAAAGGATGAGACGCTCATGGAAGCGGCGCAGCGGCTTGATAAGCTGGAGATTTAA